One Vespa crabro chromosome 13, iyVesCrab1.2, whole genome shotgun sequence genomic window, tgataacgataataatggtaataaaaataataacaattataaccgtaataaataaaataccgttaataactataataacgacaatagtaatgataataaccataataaggttaataaatataatcataacgatgattataacgataataacgataattacgatgattatgtttataaggaaaatatgattaaattcacgaccataacgataataactactaataacgatactaataacgacaataataatagtattcaaAACagtgacgaaaataacgataattataactgtatttataatagtaataataataataataataataataataaatataatgataattataataataataatactaattctaataataataataataattataataataataataataataataataattataataataataatactaatactaataataataataataataattataataataataataataataataataataatcataataataatttttcttttgatggtctgagaatACCATACTTTAGGCGCTAACTCAGAGACCCCGTCCGCCATAGGGACACTTTGGGTCCCCCACTTAAGTCCATGAAGTGTAGCGCTCATcgttggaataggcactaccGAGTAAACTCATATCTAACCTAGTGGCATAGTAAAACTATCCCGACAACGCCAAGTGGAATTACTTCGGGATGGCGTCATTGCTTCAGGTCCCTATACGGGACTCTACATTCTGTTCTACGGGACAGGAGACTGGAGCAACGTTGGCGGCGCATCTATGGGCCGatcatcttcatcttttccCTTTGCAAGATGTCCCTGACATACCATGCCACCTTGTTCCACTTCTCCTGGACTCGaagcattttctcgacaacgTTGCCCGGAGAGATTACTCCGAGGTCTTGCTCTAGGCGAGACGTTCGTCGCTCCAACGGGCATATTTGAAGAATGTGTGGTAGGCGTCGTTGAAGGTCGAGTCGCCATTGGGACAGTTGCCGTCTGCTACATTCTCCATTTCTGCAAGGTAGGTGCAGAAGAATCCATGCCCTGTCAAGAAATGGGTGAGAAGTCGATCTCCCCAGCCTCCCGATTTAGCCAGCTGTCTAGCAGACTGATGAGTCGGGTGGTCAACTGTCCCTAGGCTCCTGATCCCATCTGCTTTGCTAGGTCTTGAAACTGCTAGAACTGGCGAACCTTGTTGCCTCTTCCTTTCCCAAAAAGGGCATTTGTTGGTGGAAAAATTGTCTCCCCCTGGTCTAGTAGATTGATTGGGATTAACCCCGCAATCTCTATCACCGCGGGCTCAGAGACCGTGCAGTAGGAGCACGAGATTCGGAGAGCGCCCCTCTTCTGTACCGCCACTATGCGCTTGCGGTATGTCTCGTATCGCAGTACTTCTGCACAGACCTCCGCGCCATACAGCAACACTGCTTCAGTAGCGCACCTCAGTAGTTGCCTCATGCACGGACGGGGAGCGTTGACGTTGGCCATGAGTGTACCAAGCGTGGCTATTACTTTTACCGCCTTGTCGGTTTCTCTAATTATGTGCTGTCCGAAATTGAACTTGCTGTCGAGAATTCTACCTAAGTGTTTGTCAGCCGACTTAGTCTGGACCGCCGCGTCTCCTAAGATGaagctgcgcaaggtgttgatgtGTTTCATCGTAAGTAGCACGATCTCTGGCTTCTGCACTGATACGTATAGCCCGTGGTCTTCAATCCAGAAAATGACTCTGCGTATGACCTGGAAGAGCAGCAGCTGTGCACCCTCCATGTCTCTTGAAGTTAAGACAACTGCAATGTCATCTGCGTACCCAACGAAGAAAGCACATTCAGCGACTACCATACGAAGGATTCCGTCCTAGAATatattccagatatccggTCCCAAT contains:
- the LOC124428809 gene encoding uncharacterized protein LOC124428809, producing MEGAQLLLFQVIRRVIFWIEDHGLYVSVQKPEIVLLTMKHINTLRSFILGDAAVQTKSADKHLGRILDSKFNFGQHIIRETDKAVKVIATLGTLMANVNAPRPCMRQLLRCATEAVLLYGAEVCAEVLRYETYRKRIVAVQKRGALRISCSYCTVSEPAVIEIAGLIPINLLDQGETIFPPTNALFGKGRGNKVRQF